In Acidiferrobacteraceae bacterium, the DNA window GCGCGTGGGCGGAAACTCACCGGTGAGCGTGGACGTACGAATCGTGGCAGCGACCAACCAGGACCTGGCGGCGGCGGTGAAGGACGGCCGATTCCGCGAAGACCTGTACTATCGATTGAACGTCGTTCCGGTGGAGATGCCGCCGCTGCGCGAACACGCCGAAGACATCCCCGCCCTGGTCACCTATCAACTGGAGTGGCTGGCACAGAACGACCACCTGCCGTCACGCGACCTGGAGCCGTCGGCCATGACGGCACTGACGAAGTACTCCTGGCCCGGGAACGTGCGCGAACTGAACAATCTACTGCAGCGCCTGCTGATTCTGAACCGGGGCGGGCCCATCAGTGCCGAGGAAGTGCACCAGGCCCTGCGTGGCGTCGGGGTGAACGCGGAATCCATCGAGTTTCCGGTGGAGCTGTTTGGACAACCCCTGCGCGAGGCGAGGGACGCCTTCGAAAAATCCTACCTGGAAAACAATCTGCAGCGCACCAACGGCAACATCACCATGCTGGCCGAGATCTGCGGGATGGAACGCACCCACCTGTACCGCAAACTCAAGCACCTGGGGATCATGCCCAATCGCCGCAAGGAAAAATAAGGCTTCAATCGCTATGGTTTTGCCATTACTCTAACGCGCCATGAAGATCATCATCCTCGGTGCCGGTCAGGTCGGAACGTCTGTGGCCGAAAATCTCGTCAACGAGGCCAATGACATCACCGTTATCGATCTGGACGGGCGTCGGCTGGAGGAGTTGCAGAACCGCCTGGACCTGCGCACCGTGCATGGCAACGGCGCGCACCCGGATACGCTGCGGCGTGCCGGTGCGGAAGATGCCGACCTGATTCTGGCCGTCAGCAACAGCGACGAGATCAACATGGTCGCGTGCCAGATCGCCTACTCCCTGTTCCATACGCCGACCAAGATCGCGCGCATCCGCGCGACGGAATTTCTCTCCCATCCGGAGATCTTCACCCAGGAAGCGATTCCCATCGATGTCATCATCAGTCCCGAGCAGATCGTGACGGACTACATCCTGCGCCTGATCGAATATCCCACCGCCCTGCAGGTTCTGGATTTCGCCGGTGGACTGGTGCAACTGGTGGGCGTGCACGCCCTGGCCGATGGCCCGCTCGTGGGCCATGAGATACGGGAGCTGGCCGAACATCTTCCCAATGTCGACACGCGCGTCGCCGCCATCTATCGACAGGACCGGCCCATCCCGCCGGAAGGATCGACCATCATCGAGAAGAACGATGAGGTCTTCTTCATCGCCGCGAAAAAGCATTTGAAGTCGGTCATGGCAGAGCTGCGCAAGCTCGAGCGCAGTGCGCGCCGGGTCATGCTCGCTGGCGGTGGCAACATCGGCCTGCGCCTGGCGGAGAGCCTGGAAAAGAGCGGTTATTCGGTGAAGTTGATTGACCGCAACCCGGAGCGCACACGGGAGGTGGCCGAACGCCTGCACAAGACCGTGGTACTCATGGGCGATGCCGCCGACGAGGAACTGCTGATCCAGGAAGGGATCGAGGAGGCCGACGTGTTTTGCGCCCTCACCAATGATGACGAGGCCAATATTCTGTCGGCCATGCTTGCCAAGCGACTGGGTGCACGCAAGGTGATGTCATTAATCAATCGCGGATCCTATGTGGATCTGGTACAGAACGTCGGCGGCATGGATATCGCGATCTCGCCACAACAGGCAACCATCGGCAGCCTCCTGGCCCATGTGCGTCGCGGCGATGTGGTCGCCGTCCATGCCCTGCGTCGTGGTGCCGCCGAGGCAATCGAGGCGGTGGCCCACGGCGATTCCAGCACCTCGCGCGTGGTTGGCCGCACCATCGACGAGATCAAGCTGCCTTCCGGCATCACCATCGGTGCCATCGTTCGCGCCACTGAGGTATTGATGGCCCACCACGATACCGTGATCGAAGCTGACGACCATGTGATCCTGTTCGTGGTCGACAAGCGCCACATCCCGGACGTGGAGCGCCTGTTCCAGGTGGCGTACACCTTCCTGTAAGCGGCTTCTGTTCGCCATGAGCATGATCGACAACCTGGAAAACATGCTCACCACCGGCAAGGAAACCGCCCTGCTGCGCTACAGCCTCGGTGCCGAATACCTCAAGCTCGACGACTTCGCCAAAGCGATCCCTCATCTGCGGCGGGCGGTGGAACTGGATGAACAGTATTCGGCCGCCTGGAAGCTGTTGGGCAAGGCCTACGCCGGTGCCGAACGCGCCGAGGATGCAGTCGAAGCCTACACCCGTGGCATTGCCGTCGCAGAACACAAAGGGGACAAACAAGCGGCCAAGGAAATGCGGGTGTTCCTGCGGCGATTGCAGAAGTCGTCCTAAATCATCCCGCGCGCAAACTTCAGAAGACTTGGTCCCGGACGGGCCGCCAGCCTCGGCGATCATTTCGCGAGCGGCGGTCATCCTCGAATCGCACGCCGTCTCGTCGGTCCGTGCCTTTGCGCCGCTCGCCGAGCGCGCGCCGCTCCTCGACAAATCCGCCACCGGGGAGCTCGACGAAGCCCTTGGCCCTCATCTTCAATCGGTATTCGAGCAGGTTGAATCCGCAATGATTGCAGGTATCGCCAGTCACGCGGCTGCGACAGGATGGACAGGACAAGGACGGCGGTTGTTCTTCATTGCCAGGCTCCTGCGGCAGGATCTCGCACAGGGCACCCAGCTTCTTCATGCGGGCCTGGAAACGCCGCGCATCCTCCCATGACAGATTCCGACCGACCTGGACGGCTCGGCCCGAAAAAAGTGAATCCAGCTTTTTCGCCGAGAGTCGGAACCGGCGCTTGATGTTTTGCCGAACCTCCGCGACATTTCTGCCATGCACCGGCAACCCGGTAAATACGACGTGATACTGTCCATCGACGGTCAACTCTTCAGCCATGGCTCTCCCCTTTCTTTCAGCCCCTAATCCGAACGGCGATCACGCGGTGCAGGCGGAATGCCTCGGTGCAGCCACCAGTCCCGCCGGCACCTGACCAGTGTAAATTATCTTGGCCGGACCCGGCCAGTGGCAATCATCCCATCCGTAGGCCATGCCGTGCTCTTCCAGCATCTTCTTGGCACGGGCGCAGTAAGGGCAGCCCGGCTTGGTGATGATGCTGACCGATTCCGGAATGCGCGCCTTCGGATTGATGTATTCGATCATGGTGTCGGCGTCGGACACCTCGAACGGATCACCCGGCTTGTCCGGCTCGATGAACTGCTTCTCCACCACACCGTCCTTCACCAGCATGGAGTAGCGCCAGGAGCGCTTGCCGAATCCAAGATCGCTCTTGTCGACGAGCATGTTCATACCTTCGGTGAACTCGCCGTTACCGTCCGGGATCAGGGTGACGTTGTCCGCCTCCTGGTCCTTTTTCCACTCGTCCATGACAAAGGCGTCGTNNNNNCACGATCTCATCCACGCCATTCTCCTTGAACACCGCCGCGAGTTCGTTGTAACGCGGCAGGTGCGTGGACGAACAGGTGGGCGTGAATGCACCCGGCAGTGAAAACACCACCACGGTTCGTCCCTTGAAGATTTCGTCGCTTGCGAGGTCGACGAACTGTCCGTCCTTGCGTGCCTTGAATACAACACTGGGTACTCTCTGGCCTTCGTGACTCTTGAGCATGTCTGCTTTCCTCATCGCTGAATTGAATGGGTATCTACACCGCCTCGGCAAAGCCGCCGTCGGGCTCGCTCCGCGCCTGGCGCTGCTGCCATCGGTCCCAGACCTTTTCGTGGAAGTGGTACGCGACTGTATTGACCGCCGGTTCCACCAAAGCAATGGCGCCGCCGACGAGCACGCTGCCGCTGAGCGCGTAGCCCACCGTAAAAGCCACCGCGAAATGCACTACCGCGAAACTCATGGTCTTGGTCATGGCGTCTTCCTCCTCGGTCCCGGTCTGGAACTGTCTACGGGGAATATTATTGGGACGGCAGACTAATTGTTAAAATCGTTTGTTTCGAATATCTTGATAGGCAATGTCTATTAACATTTCCAAAGGGGGAGGCAGCCGATGAACCTGCGGGAACTGGAATATCTGGTGGCGGTGGACGAGGAGCGCCATTTTCACAAGGCCGCGCAGCGCTGTTTTGTCAGCCAGCCCACCCTCAGCGGCCAGTTGAAAAAACTGGAGGACGAGCTCGGTGCCTTGCTTGTGGAGCGGACCCGGCGGCAGGTGGTGATGACCGACGTCGGCGAGGCCGTGGCTGATCAGGCCCGGCGCATCCTGTCGCAAGTGAAGGCGATCAAGGACATCGTGCAGACGTATCGCGACCCAATGGCCGGAGAGTTACACGTCGGGCTGATCCCTACGCTGGCGCCCTATCTCCTCCCCTTGATCATGCCCGAGATTCGCCAACGCTACCCCCAGCTCAAGCTGTGGTTACATGAGTACCAGACCGCCGTGCTGCTGGATAAACTGCGGCGCGCGGAACTGGACCTGCTGATCCTGGCGCTTCCCGTAGAGACCGATGAATTCGCCGAGTTGGATCTGTTTCGCGAACCGTTCCTGCTCGCCACGCCGAGCGCCACCGATCTCGCGCACCAGCCCATGATCACCCTTGGAGATCTGGGTGAACGCGAGATGTTGTTGCTGGAAGAAGGTCACTGCCTGCGCGGCCAGGCACTGGACGTGTGCTTCATGGCAGGGGCAACCGAAAACGTTGGCTTCCATGCATCCAGCCTGGAAACGCTACGGCAGATGGTGGCCGAGGGGCTCGGCATCACCCTGATCCCGGAACTGGCGGTACCGGCGAAACAAAGGAAGAGCGATCCGATTCGCTACCTGCCCTTCGTCGACCCGAAGCCGAGTCGACGCATCGGCATGCTGTATCGCAAGGGGAGCTATCGCGAGGAAGCGTTCCTGAGTCTCAAGGAGCTAGTGCAGGAATCGCTGACGTCGAAAGACTAGCTCACACGACACCGCCTCCAGAACCAAAGCCCACGAATAGCGAAAAGTCGGGCCAACACCCACCACGCTGCCCCGTTGCCGCCTCCCTTGGGTTTGACCAACATCAAGCTTTTTAGATTAATTCTAAAATAATATGCCCACCCTGATGCTTGACCGAATGATAGGTGGTACCTATCAAATACTTCGTTACAAACGATTTTCTTGTAGATGGTCTTCTACCTAGAGTAGCGAAGCATTCCTGGTAATCGGCGGAATGCCTCGACTAGACAACCATCAAGGAGACGAAAATGGACGAAAAAGCCAAATGCCCCGTGATGCACGGCGCTGCTACCGAAAGCAGCATGTCCAACATGGAGTGGTGGCCCAAGGCGCTGAACCTGGACATCCTGCATCAACACGATCGCAAGACGAATCCGATGGGAGAGGACTTCAACTATCGGGAAGCGGTCAAGACCCTCGACTTCGAAGCACTTAAGAAAGACCTCCACGCCCTGATGACTGATAGCCAGGCGTGGTGGCCCGCGGACTGGGGCCATTACGGCGGCCTGATGATCCGCATGTCCTGGCATGCGGCCGGTTCCTATCGTACCGCGGATGGCCGCGGTGGTGCGGGCACCGGGAACCAGCGTTTTGCCCCCCTCAACTCATGGCCGGACAACGTCAACCTGGACAAGGCGCGGCGCCTGCTCTGGCCGATCAAGAAGAAATACGGCAACAAGCTCAGCTGGGCTGACTTGATCGCGTACGCGGGCACCATCGCCTATGAATCCATGGGCCTAAAGACTTTTGGTTTTGGCTTCGGCCGCGAGGATATCTGGCATCCGGAAATGGATACCTACTGGGGTTCGGAGAAGGAATGGTTGGCGCCTACCGGTAGTGAAGGCAGCCGCTACTCCGGCGAGCGGGACCTGGAAAATCCGCTGGCCGCGGTAATGATGGGTCTGATCTACGTTAATCCCGAAGGCGTGGATGGCAAGCCGGATCCGCTCAAGACCGCCCATGACGTGCGCGTGACCTTTGCCCGCATGGCCATGAACGACGAGGAAACCGTTGCACTGACCGCCGGCGGCCATACCGTTGGCAAGACCCACGGCAACGGTGATGCCACATTGCTCGGCCCCGAACCCGAAGCTGCGGGGCTGGAAGACCAGGGTCTGGGCTGGATCAACAAGACCAAGCGAGGCATTGGGCGCGATACGGTGTCCAGCGGTCTTGAAGGTGCCTGGACGACGCATCCGACCCAGTGGGACAACGGTTATTTCCAGCTACTTCTCAACTACGACTGGGAACTGAAGAAGAGCCCAGCCGGTGCCTGGCAGTGGGAGCCGGTCGACATCAAGCAAGAAGACAAGCCCGTCGATGTTGAAGATCCTTCAATTCGCCACAACCCGATGATGACAGACGCCGACATGGCCATGAAGATGGACCCGGAATATCGCAAAATCTCCGAGCGTTTCTACAAAGATCCCGAGTACTTCTCGGAAATGTTTGCGCGGGCCTGGTTCAAACTGACGCACCGTGACATGGGACCCAGGGCACGCTACATCGGTCCCGATGTGCCGAAGGAAGAACTGATCTGGCAAGACCCGGTTCCGGCAGGCAACACCGGTTACGATGTGCGGGTGGTAAAGGAAAAAATCGCGGCCAGCGGTCTTAGTATTGGCGAGATGGTTGCCACTGCGTGGGACAGCGCCAGAACCTTCCGCGTTTCGGATATGCGCGGCGGTGCAAATGGCGCACGTATCCGCCTGGCTCCTCAGAAAGACTGGGAAGGCAACGAACCGAAACGTCTGGCAAAAGTTCTGTCTGTGCTTGAACCGATTGCCGCCGAGAGTGGCGCCAGCGTTGCGGACGTGATTGTGCTGGCGGGTAACGTCGGAGTTGAGCAGGCGGCAAAGGTGGCTGGCTCTGAAGTTACTGTTCCTTTCTCGCCGGGACGCGGGGATGCGACGGACGAGATGACCGACGTTGAATCTTTCGAATGGCTGGAACCCGTCCATGACGGGTACCGCAACTGGCTCAAGAAGGATTACGTTGTCAACGCGGAAGAGCTGATGCTGGATCGCACTCAACTGATGGGGCTCACTGCTCCCGAGATGACGGTGCTGGTTGGCGGCATGCGCGTGCTTGGCACCAACCACGGCGGCACCAGGCATGGTGTGTTCACCGATCGTGAAGGGGAATTGACGAACGACTACTTCGTGAACCTTACGGACATGAACTACACGTGGAAGCCTGCCGCCAACGGACTGTATGAAATCCGCGACCGGAACACGGACAATGCCAGGTGGACGGCAACACGAGTCGATCTCGTTTTCGGCTCCAACTCGATCCTTCGCGCCTACGCCGAGGTCTATGCGCAGGACGACAACAAGGAAAAGTTTGTGCAGGACTTCGTAGCGGCATGGGCGAAGGTGATGAACGCCGAT includes these proteins:
- the trkA gene encoding Trk system potassium transporter TrkA is translated as MKIIILGAGQVGTSVAENLVNEANDITVIDLDGRRLEELQNRLDLRTVHGNGAHPDTLRRAGAEDADLILAVSNSDEINMVACQIAYSLFHTPTKIARIRATEFLSHPEIFTQEAIPIDVIISPEQIVTDYILRLIEYPTALQVLDFAGGLVQLVGVHALADGPLVGHEIRELAEHLPNVDTRVAAIYRQDRPIPPEGSTIIEKNDEVFFIAAKKHLKSVMAELRKLERSARRVMLAGGGNIGLRLAESLEKSGYSVKLIDRNPERTREVAERLHKTVVLMGDAADEELLIQEGIEEADVFCALTNDDEANILSAMLAKRLGARKVMSLINRGSYVDLVQNVGGMDIAISPQQATIGSLLAHVRRGDVVAVHALRRGAAEAIEAVAHGDSSTSRVVGRTIDEIKLPSGITIGAIVRATEVLMAHHDTVIEADDHVILFVVDKRHIPDVERLFQVAYTFL
- a CDS encoding tetratricopeptide repeat protein, which produces MSMIDNLENMLTTGKETALLRYSLGAEYLKLDDFAKAIPHLRRAVELDEQYSAAWKLLGKAYAGAERAEDAVEAYTRGIAVAEHKGDKQAAKEMRVFLRRLQKSS
- a CDS encoding redoxin family protein, translated to MDEWKKDQEADNVTLIPDGNGEFTEGMNMLVDKSDLGFGKRSWRYSMLVKDGVVEKQFIEPDKPGDPFEVSDADTMIEYINPKARIPESVSIITKPGCPYCARAKKMLEEHGMAYGWDDCHWPGPAKIIYTGQVPAGLVAAPRHSACTA
- a CDS encoding redoxin family protein; this translates as MLKSHEGQRVPSVVFKARKDGQFVDLASDEIFKGRTVVVFSLPGAFTPTCSSTHLPRYNELAAVFKENGVDEIVXXRRLCHGRVEKGPGGGQRHPDPGR
- a CDS encoding DUF2061 domain-containing protein, yielding MTKTMSFAVVHFAVAFTVGYALSGSVLVGGAIALVEPAVNTVAYHFHEKVWDRWQQRQARSEPDGGFAEAV
- the oxyR gene encoding DNA-binding transcriptional regulator OxyR, which gives rise to MNLRELEYLVAVDEERHFHKAAQRCFVSQPTLSGQLKKLEDELGALLVERTRRQVVMTDVGEAVADQARRILSQVKAIKDIVQTYRDPMAGELHVGLIPTLAPYLLPLIMPEIRQRYPQLKLWLHEYQTAVLLDKLRRAELDLLILALPVETDEFAELDLFREPFLLATPSATDLAHQPMITLGDLGEREMLLLEEGHCLRGQALDVCFMAGATENVGFHASSLETLRQMVAEGLGITLIPELAVPAKQRKSDPIRYLPFVDPKPSRRIGMLYRKGSYREEAFLSLKELVQESLTSKD
- the katG gene encoding catalase/peroxidase HPI; the encoded protein is MDEKAKCPVMHGAATESSMSNMEWWPKALNLDILHQHDRKTNPMGEDFNYREAVKTLDFEALKKDLHALMTDSQAWWPADWGHYGGLMIRMSWHAAGSYRTADGRGGAGTGNQRFAPLNSWPDNVNLDKARRLLWPIKKKYGNKLSWADLIAYAGTIAYESMGLKTFGFGFGREDIWHPEMDTYWGSEKEWLAPTGSEGSRYSGERDLENPLAAVMMGLIYVNPEGVDGKPDPLKTAHDVRVTFARMAMNDEETVALTAGGHTVGKTHGNGDATLLGPEPEAAGLEDQGLGWINKTKRGIGRDTVSSGLEGAWTTHPTQWDNGYFQLLLNYDWELKKSPAGAWQWEPVDIKQEDKPVDVEDPSIRHNPMMTDADMAMKMDPEYRKISERFYKDPEYFSEMFARAWFKLTHRDMGPRARYIGPDVPKEELIWQDPVPAGNTGYDVRVVKEKIAASGLSIGEMVATAWDSARTFRVSDMRGGANGARIRLAPQKDWEGNEPKRLAKVLSVLEPIAAESGASVADVIVLAGNVGVEQAAKVAGSEVTVPFSPGRGDATDEMTDVESFEWLEPVHDGYRNWLKKDYVVNAEELMLDRTQLMGLTAPEMTVLVGGMRVLGTNHGGTRHGVFTDREGELTNDYFVNLTDMNYTWKPAANGLYEIRDRNTDNARWTATRVDLVFGSNSILRAYAEVYAQDDNKEKFVQDFVAAWAKVMNADRFDLA